A genomic window from Lasioglossum baleicum chromosome 7, iyLasBale1, whole genome shotgun sequence includes:
- the LOC143210888 gene encoding replication termination factor 2: protein MGCDGGTIPRRDELVRVKKKPEQKDKEAELAFKWRHCTIKQLPLQSPVVGCSLGRLYSKESVLEGLLDRSTLPESAQHIKTLKDIKSLNLTANSAFEANKAEKGDCYTDGGKSPYICPVIGLEMNGKYKFCFLWSCGCVMSERALKEIKSTVCHQCQQPFCETDIVIINAEGDDLKKMEENVANRKIMQKKSKKQKCTESSETQDAKQDEVPKKKIKKEDKVANIKINNNRSEAEDPAYKKVKDNYSVAKDPKATEVFKSLFTSHKSAAEQDRAHWITYNPFYN, encoded by the exons ATGGGTTGTGACGGTGGAACTATTCCTCGTAGAGACGAGCTAGTTAGAGTTAAAAAGAAGCCAGAGCAG AAAGATAAAGAGGCAGAACTTGCATTCAAATGGCGACATTGCACGATAAAACAACTACCCCTGCAATCACCAGTGGTTGGTTGCAGTTTAGGTCGCTTATATAGCAAAGAGTCCGTCTTAGAAGGTCTTCTCGATAGAAGCACACTCCCAGAATCGGCGCAACATATTAAAACTTTGAAAGACATAAAAAGTTTAAATTTAACTGCAAATTCAGCGTTTGAAGCTAATAAAGCTGAGAAAGGAGATTGTTATACAGATGGAGGCAAAAGTCCATATATTTGTCCAGTTATTGGATTAGAAATGAATggcaaatacaaattttgtttcTTATGGTCGTGCGGTTGTGTGATGAGCGAACGTGCGCTTAAAGAAATTAAGAGTACC GTATGTCACCAATGTCAACAACCATTCTGTGAAACAGATATCGTTATTATAAATGCAGAGGGTGATGATCTTAAAAAAATGGAGGAGAATGTAGCAAACCGGAAGATTATGCAAAAGAAATCAAAGAAACAGAAATGTACTGAAAGTAGCGAAACTCAAGATGCTAAACAAGATGAAGTaccaaagaaaaaaataaagaaggaaGATAAAGTTGCTAATATTAAGATAAACAATAACAGAAGCGAAGCAGAAGATCCGGCATATAAGAAAGTGAAAGATAACTACAGCGTCGCTAAGGACCCGAAAGCAACGGAAGTTTTTAAAAGTCTCTTTACCAGTCACAAATCTGCAGCAGAACAAGATAGAGCACACTGGATTACGTATAATCCATTCTATAATTGA
- the S1p gene encoding membrane-bound transcription factor site-1 protease, translated as MKPLRCWLYIPLLLLLGIGTKISNNQVNCSDKYNNSISSDISNTIKSLCRDNDPEQIKVHFASRIVKNEYIVAFKGYYKPHARKNYIRATLNSSGIHNWKILFRDNLASNFPSDFDVVLLEETDKYNGLDALTDHPLIRRVTPQRLVRRSLKFVNASEDADFPEYKNFRRKINNYNNQFWQSTNRHTSRRLLRAIPRQITSILQADALWGMGVTGNGVKVAIFDTGLAASHPHFKKIKERSNWTNEKTLEDGLGHGTFVAGVIASSCIDCLGFAPDAELHIFRVFTNTQVSYTSWFLDAFNYAILTKVTVLNLSIGGPDFMDHPFVDKVWELTANGVIMVSAIGNDGPLYGTLNNPADQMDVIGVGGINWEDQIARFSSRGMTTWELPSGYGRVKPDLVTYGSGVRGSALQTGCRTLSGTSVASPVVAGAVALLASGFVQKEGSQTIKQRVTPASMKQALLGSARRLPGVGMFEQGAGKLDLLRAFHFLRSYTPIATLSPSYIDLTECQYMWPYCTQAVYHTGMPTIVNITIINGLGVSGHVENIVWHPYTGNGNGERIDVSVTHSDVLWPWSGWLAIAITVPFSARDWQGIAQGHVVVTIESPPSDGEETPRQSKIELPLKAKVIPTPPRHKRILWDQYHNLRYPPGYFPRDDLRAKNDPLDWNGDHIHTNFKDMYQHLRNAGYYLEVLGAPFTCFNAKNYGTLLIVDAEEEFFPEEVAKLKRDVEEEGLSVIVFADWYNVTVMRKVKFYDENTRQWWIPDTGGANIPALNDLLYPNWGIAFGDQVRNGQFTLGQHPPVTFASGTTITRFPKDGIIIYVELHDQGQELLIESESRSTMSVPILGLFQTSGYKGVEKVYKDNDDVIADEENIDKSKAKDQIVPGRIVVYGDSNCIDDSHLQKPCFWMLDAILEYTTTGHVATVFTDESRTKAKILEKPATLDNSELPQRMEGSHLRRHSKVLLPESTNAGHIRPLPSCPTITLAIPKPLNESIPINLYKPQKLLSVGDTIVAVNPVLQDTSPLWLRRRVGANIPTIHHAEQNNIIDELEQSDENNSELFTSKWSYIAGIIIVGSIILYLLNQWNCLISKRHSRRKRTVSRLRRVIQTISVRRVPQM; from the exons ATGAAGCCACTTAGATGCTGGCTATATATCCCTTTATTATTACTGCTTGGTATCGGAACTAAAATATCGAACAATCAAGTGAATTGTTCTGACAAGTATAATAACTCTATAAGCTCCGACATTTCGAACACTATCAAATCATTGTGTCGTGACAATGACCCAGAACAAATAAAGGTCCACTTTGCTAGCAGAATCGTCAAGAACGAATACATTGTTGCATTTAAAGGCTACTACAAACCACACGCACGCAAAAATTATATAAGAGCTACATTAAACTCATCTGGCATTCACAActggaaaattttatttcgtgacAATTTGGCGAGCAATTTTCCAAGCGATTTTGATGTAGTACTTCTGGAGGAAACAGATAAATACAATGGTCTCGATGCTTTAACCGATCATCCTCTTATCAGGAGGGTAACACCTCAGAGACTTGTTCGCAGAAGTTTAAAATTTGTGAACGCATCGGAAGATGCTGATTTCCCAGagtataaaaattttagaagAAAAATCAATAATTAC AATAACCAATTTTGGCAATCAACCAATCGGCACACGTCGCGTAGATTATTAAGAGCTATACCAAGACAGATTACAAGCATACTTCAAGCTGACGCTTTATGGGGAATGGGAGTTACAGGAAATGGTGTTAAG gtAGCGATATTTGATACCGGACTAGCAGCTAGTCACCCACATTTTAAAAAGATCAAAGAGCGTTCTAATTGGACAAATGAAAAGACGTTAGAAGATGGTTTGGGTCACGGGACATTCGTAGCTGGAGTTATTGCATCTTCTTGCATTGATTGCCTTGGCTTTGCACCGGATGCTGAACTGCATATTTTTCGCGTTTTCACTAATACTCAG GTATCATATACTTCATGGTTCTTGGACGCATTCAATTATGCTATTCTCACAAAAGTCACAGTACTGAATCTTAGCATTGGAGGACCAGACTTTATGGATCATCCATTTGTTGATAAAGTATGGGAACTGACAGCAAATGGTGTGATCATGGTCtccgcaattggtaacgatggaCCTctatatgg gaCGTTAAACAATCCCGCGGATCAAATGGATGTGATTGGAGTAGGCGGAATCAATTGGGAGGATCAAATAGCAAGATTTTCATCGCGGGGAATGACAACATGGGAATTACCATCAGGATATGGAAGAGTGAAACCTGATTTAGTTACATATGGATCAGGAGTACGAGGATCTGCGTTACAAACTGGTTGCAGAACGTTATCTGGAACTTCAGTCGCCAGTCCTGTGGTTGCTGGTGCTGTGGCATTGCTCGCTAGTGGATTCGTCCAGAAAGAAGGGTCCCAAACGATTAAACAAAga GTTACACCTGCGAGCATGAAACAAGCATTACTTGGATCTGCGCGCCGACTACCTGGAGTAGGAATGTTTGAACAAGGTGCAGGTAAATTGGATTTATTACGAGCGTTTCATTTTCTTCGATCCTACACACCGATTGCTACTTTAAGTCCAAG TTACATAGATCTGACCGAGTGTCAGTATATGTGGCCATACTGTACACAAGCTGTATATCACACTGGAATGCCAACGATTGTAAATATAACTATAATAAACGGCTTGGGAGTATCTGGTCATGTAGAAAATATTGTATGGCATCCCTACACTGGTAATGGCAATGGAGAACGGATTGACGTGTCAGTAACTCATAGCGATGTTCTTTGGCCATGGTCAGGTTGGTTAGCGATTGCGATAACAGTACCATTCTCTGCCCGTGACTGGCAAGGCATAGCGCAAG GTCACGTAGTAGTTACAATTGAATCACCACCAAGCGACGGAGAAGAAACACCGAGACAATCTAAAATCGAATTACCTTTGAAAGCAAAAGTTATTCCTACACCACCAAGACA TAAACGAATTTTATGGGATCAATATCATAACTTGCGTTATCCTCCTGGATACTTTCCACGAGACGATCTACGTGCAAAGAATGATCCCCTAGACTGGAATGGTGACCATATCCATACCAATTTCAAAGATATGTACCAACATTTACGAAATGCTGGATATTATTTAGAAGTACTTGGTGCTCCGTTCACCTGTTTCAATGCTAAAAACTATGGTACTTTGCTTATCGTGGATGCCGAGGAAGAATTCTTTCCAGAAGAA GTCGCCAAATTAAAAAGAGATGTGGAAGAAGAGGGTCTCTCTGTAATTGTATTCGCAGACTGGTATAACGTCACTGTCATGAGAAAGGTAAAGTTTTATGATGAAAACACTCGGCAGTGGTGGATACCAGACACAGGAGGCGCAAACATACCAGCCCTAAATGATTTATTATATCCTAATTGGGGCATAGCGTTTGGAGATCAAGTACGTAATGGGCAATTCACTCTCGGTCAACATCCTCCTGTAACGTTCGCGTCTGGTACCACGATTACACG ATTTCCAAAGGATGGAATCATTATCTACGTAGAATTACACGATCAGGGTCAAGAACTTTTAATAGAATCAGAATCTAGATCTACAATGTCTGTGCCAATTCTTGGACTTTTCCAAACAAGTGGCTATAAGGGCGTCGAAAAGGTATACAAAGATAATGATGACGTAATAGCAGACGAAGAAAATATAGACAAAAGTAAGGCGAAAGATCAAATAGTACCAGGCAGAATTGTAGTGTACGGAGACTCAAACTGCATCGACGATAGTCATTTACAAAAAC CTTGTTTCTGGATGCTCGATGCTATATTGGAGTATACAACAACAGGCCATGTTGCCACGGTTTTCACTGATGAAAGCCGGACCAAAGCGAAAATTCTAGAGAAACCTGCGACTCTAGACAACAGCGAACTGCCACAACGTATGGAGGGTAGTCACTTAAGACGTCATAGTAAAGTATTACTACCTGAAAGCACTAATGCTGGCCACATCCGACCACTTCCATCTTGTCCTACCATCACTCTTGCTATTCCAAAACCATTAAACGAATCTATTCCCAT AAATCTTTACAAACCGCAAAAGTTACTATCTGTAGGGGATACGATAGTTGCGGTAAATCCAGTTTTACAAGACACAAGCCCCTTATGGCTTAGAAGGCGAGTTGGTGCAAACATTCCTACAATACACCATGCAGAACAGAATAATATTATCGATGAGTTAGAACAAAGTGATGAAAATAATAGTGAACTATTTACAAGTAAGTGGAGTTACATTGCAGGAATAATTATCGTAGGGAgtattattctatatttattaaaCCAGTGGAATTGCTTAATATCAAAAAGGCATTCTCGAAGAAAACGAACAGTCAGTAGATTACGCAGAGTTATTCAAACAATTTCTGTGCGTCGAGTGCCTCAAATGTGA
- the LOC143210883 gene encoding general transcription factor 3C polypeptide 3 isoform X1, with amino-acid sequence MESTVHTDMEEQPEIEINLSSSSQKNNMTLDEGNTIATVIIEELDENALSNMNVDMTEFVEAKALEIQDITQDIISDTYIEQSSTAMDIATDTEDQDILMTADEEDQLTKQFLNGELTFSEYSLRMDRDIDSETVETDPARCENDNDDFGMNKVNQRRGARGRYRKKKRTLPPALQGLMGEANLRFARGDAGLAAQICMEIIRQVPSAPEPFQTLAMIYETDQPERSLQFSLIAAHLSPKDSDQWVRLANLSLESGDIKQAITCYNKAIQGSPKDVNLYETRAELLERYGDKKAYLRGFSKLVHQLEPEDGENVIKYAKMLAKRYMEENNNEQALEAMENIFSKCPSFITLEEVNIMTEILISLKKFKRCLHILTAYTTIWVKYKNGNDDSSAVAVKKSGNEKKDEFDNLRISEIESYGMPDSVAVDLKAKFLITLIELNQIKLVERLLVKFYLHESPEISGDLFLDIAETLMGKKEFGRALLLLDPLVNSANYSLAAVWLRHAECWVGCKELKKAIKSYEIVTKLSPQHLGAKIALAKLYQLKGQYNKAIDILDQDYESNSLDPQVIYRRTLILYKVKRYDEYFRSAMLLFSRHCIHIRNKVEISAITRPYSVQRRIDSLKLNRLSRGEKFEEENAPMFLNSTELSEKSEFFLLLQMCKLACKLKRYGLLQRICLSALTSKKFEKRNAHIMFLCSLACIYNNDSYHGYNIVRNLLRISQTPNSWNLLNIIVQKAQDSRHNRFIMRLLGREDVFSYVHVMHANNCLVSATYKYAFNDYISLFKVAPSALLALLIGITLFQMACQKSSAKKNQLVIQGVAFLRKYCQLRGEDGKQETYYNMGRAFHQIGLLPAAVHFYKSVLNEQPGDLVQKHPHLLDLKQEAAFNLHLIYLQSENYLLARMYLENYITI; translated from the exons ATGGAGTCTACTGTGCATACCGATATGGAGGAACAACCAGAAATTGAAATTAACTTATCGTCGTCGAGCCAGAAAAATAATATGACACTCGACGAAGGGAACACAATAGCAACGGTGATTATCGAAGAATTGGATGAAAATGCTCTTAGCAATATGAATGTGGATATGACAGAATTTGTTGAAGCTAAAGCTTTGGAGATTCAGGATATAACGCAAGACATTATATCGGATACTTATATCGAACAAAGTAGTACTGCCATGGATATTGCTACAGACACAGAAGATCAAGATATATTGATGACAGCTGACGAAGAAGACCAATTaacaaaacaatttttgaaCGGAGAACTAACGTTTTCTGAATATTCATTGAGAATGGACCGAGATATCGATTCGGAGACTGTAGAAACAGATCCTGCTAG ATGTGAGAATGACAACGATGATTTTGGAATGAATAAAGTTAATCAGCGAAGAGGAGCAAGAGGACGttacagaaagaaaaaaaggacaCTTCCGCCAGCTCTACAAGGACTAATGGGCGAAGCGAATTTAAGATTTGCTAGAGGAGATGCAGGACTAGCTGCTCAAATATGTATGGAAATAATTAGGCAA GTGCCAAGCGCTCCAGAACCATTTCAAACATTGGCGATGATATATGAAACAGATCAGCCTGAAAGGTCATTACAATTTTCATTAATAGCAGCTCATCTCAGTCCGAAAGATTCCGATCAATGGGTGAGACTGGCAAATCTGTCCCTGGAAAGCGGAGACATTAAACAAGCTATAACATGCTATAATAAGGCGATTCAAGGGAGCCCGAAAGATGTAAACTTGTACGAAACACGAGCAGAACTTCTAGAAAGGTATGGAGATAAAAAGGCATATTTAAGAGGATTCTCAAAATTGGTTCATCAGTTGGAGCCTGAAGATGGCGAAAATGTAATTAAGTATGCAAAAATGTTAGCTAAGCGTTATATGGAGGAGAATAATAATGAACAAGCATTGGAAGCGATGGAAAATATCTTTTCCAAGTGTCCCAGCTTCATTACTTTAGAAGAAGTTAATATCATGACTGAAATATTGATATCGCTTAAAAAGTTTAAGAGATGTTTACATATCTTGACTGCTTACACAACTatttgggtgaaatataaaaatggtAACGATGACAGTTCCGCTGTAGCAGTGAAAAAATCTGGAAACGAGAAAAAAGACGAATTCGACAACCTGAGAATAAGTGAAATAGAAAGCTACGGAATGCCAGACAGTGTCGCTGTTGATTTAAAAGCAAAGTTCCTGATAACACTAATTGAATTGAACCAAATTAAACTAGTAGAGAGGCTTTTAGTTAAATTCTACTTGCACGAAAGCCCGGAGATCTCTGGAGATCTCTTTTTAGACATAGCCGAAACTTTAATGGGGAAGAAAGAATTTGGACGTGCCTTACTATTACTAGATCCATTAGTAAATAGTGCTAATTATAGTTTAGCCGCAGTTTGGTTACGACATGCAGAATGCTGGGTTGGTTGTAAAGAACTAAAGAAAGCGATAAAATCGTATGAAATTGTGACGAAATTATCACCTCAACATTTAGGTGCAAAAATAGCTTTAGCTAAGCTGTATCAATTGAAAGGTCAATATAACAAAGCGATAGACATACTCGATCAGGATTATGAGTCTAATTCTTTAGATCCTCAAGTAATTTACAGAAGAACATTAATTCTTTACAAAGTGAAGAGGTACGATGAATATTTTCGATCCGCCATGCTGCTCTTCTCTAGGCATTGCATTCATATAAGAAACAAAGTTGAGATAAGTGCGATAACAAGACCATACTCTGTACAACGCCGTATAGATTCCTTGAAGCTCAATCGGCTGTCACGCGGtgaaaaatttgaagaagaaaATGCTCCCATGTTCCTCAACTCTACGGAACTTAGCGAGAAGAGTGAATTCTTTTTGCTTTTGCAAATGTGTAAATTGGCTTGTAAATTAAAGAGATACGGTCTATTACAAAGAATTTGTTTGAGTGCATTAACGTCGAAGAAATTCGAGAAGAGAAACGCGCATATAATGTTTCTATGCTCGTTGGCCTGTATTTATAACAACGATTCTTATCATGGATACAATATTGTGCGAAATTTGCTACGCATTAGTCAAACGCCAAACTCTTGGAATCTACTGAACATTATAGTTCAAAAAGCCCAAGATTCCAGACATAACAGGTTTATCATGCGTCTTCTCGGAAGAGAAGATGTATTTTCCTATGTACATGTAATGCACGCGAACAATTGTCTCGTTTCGGCAACGTACAAATACGCTTTCAACGATTACATTTCTCTTTTTAAAGTAGCTCCCAGCGCGTTATTAGCATTGCTTATAGGTATAACTTTATTCCAAATGGCGTGCCAGAAATCATCTGCGAAGAAGAATCAACTTGTAATTCAAG GTGTTGCTTTTTTGAGGAAATACTGTCAGCTACGAGGCGAAGACGGAAAACAAGAAACATACTACAACATGGGCCGCGCGTTTCATCAAATCGGTTTATTACCAGCAGCTGTGCATTTTTACAAATCAGTACTTAACGAACAGCCCGGAGATTTAGTACAGAAACACCCACACCTTTTAGACCTAAAACAAGAAGCTGCTTTCAATCTACatcttatttatttacaatcgGAGAATTATTTATTAGCGAGAATGTATCTTGAAAATTACATCACAATTTAG
- the LOC143210883 gene encoding DNA ligase 4 isoform X2 — protein sequence MSATLEEKIKFKDLCNVLEKVTKTPVAKKTDILEKFIQECRRVGCELRTQDPNADVSPFPIFRLILPHLERIRGPSNLKEKSLANLYIRVFCLGKSSKDAKTLLEYKVPRTGKVGRDFAEIAYRTLQNRLKREASGLTIQQINAFLDNISNNEILKQKDETFKILLGKINALEFKWITRIILKDLKLGTRGKKILEVIHPDANSVIDVSNLHYVCDTLFYTRLRYHHDIEVFSHFKPMLLEKCKIEDTKKLFLKGEQYFVQYKYDGERSQIHMKDGRYKYFTRQGYEITNNPGYGETSSSGFMSSVFSRLLNPNCKSIILDGELMGWHKEKKLLGSKAMNFDVKKLSDSSHHQPCFIAFDIIMYNDTLLNNETYEKRLETLKSAFNEEEGSLMLCEINKISKSESLCQLFNESMKNKEEGLVVKRCDIKYKPNVRDGSGCYKIKAEYSDNLVTDVDLIILGGYYGEGRFMNLIKSFLVGVATPPDVPGENPTKFLSVVSVSNGFSMDTLRDLWNKFDGKWKNECPANVIPPRLDKPGLWMSPEDSIIITVRASEMTRSNDYPTGYSLRFPRVTSVRTDKPWYNVCTTVELLSIVKDSRYVQKLTKRDVDHDDIEEHIEVKVRRTSKQRLRTYDNKPTMINIYESTPVCLTRLFDGKEICVINGDDELAKERIEEILVQHRAKVVQNPLNENYCVIVGNVKTARAKDIIQKKIYDVVTLDWFKRVIKEENWYSLRDFLPWDLISCRESTKRRLAENYDDYYDNFLVNATEESLTRSLEKAEEEAKIMELDLVQMNELDKELFDHGISPYSIFRNIVGYFNNLSDSSKYVFRFLSGTVKETLDDSVTHIFIDESPVSSELKSSLNDELQRRAIIVKSEWIEACFNERKLIPDEEYLSSITLV from the exons ATGAGTGCCACCTTGGAAGAGAAAATTAAGTTTAAAGATCTATGCAATGTTTTGGAAAAAGTTACCAAGACACCTGTCGCTAAGAAAACTGACATCTTAGAAAAGTTCATCCAGGAATGTCGTCGTGTTGGTTGCGAATTGAGAACACAAGATCCTAATGCG GATGTTTCACCTTTCCCCATATTCAGATTGATTTTACCTCATCTGGAACGAATACGCGGACCTTCCAATTTGAAGGAAAAATCTCTTGCCAATCTATATATTCGTGTATTTTGCTTGGGTAAAAGTAGTAAGGATGCGAAAACACTTCTAGAATACAA AGTTCCAAGAACGGGAAAAGTAGGGCGCGATTTTGCAGAGATTGCTTACCGAACTTTGCAGAATCGCTTGAAACGTGAAGCTTCAGGCCTTACTATACAACAAATTAATGCATTTCTCGACAACATATCAAACAACGAAATTCTGAAGCAGAAGGATGAAACATTTAAGATATTATTAGGAAAAATCAATGCGTTAGAGTTTAAATGGATAACACGTATAATTCTTAAAGATTTGAAACTTGGTACCAGAGGAAAGAAAATACTGGAAG ttATTCATCCAGATGCAAATTCAGTAATCGATGTATCAAATTTACATTACGTCTGCGATACATTATTCTATACTCGGTTGAGGTATCATCATGATATCGAAGTATTCTCTCACTTTAAACCCATGCTGCTAGAGAAATGTAAAATCGAGGATACGAAGAAACTGTTTCTGAAAGgtgaacaatattttgtgcAATATAAATATGATGGCGAACGATCTCAGATACACATGAAAGATGgcagatataaatattttacaagACAAGGATACGAGATTACAAATAATCCTGGTTATGGAGAAACTAGTTCTTCAG GTTTTATGAGCAGTGTATTTAGTCGACTTTTAAATCccaattgtaaatcgatcatcTTAGACGGTGAATTAATGGGTTGGCATAAAGAAAAGAAGTTGCTTGGTTCGAAAGCGATGAATTTCGATGTTAAAAAGTTATCAGATAGCAGCCACCACCAGCCATGCTTTATTGCATTTGATATCATTATGTACAATGATACTTTGCTTAATAATGAAACGTACGAGAAAAGACTGGAAACTTTAAAGAGTGCGTTCAACGAAGAAGAAGGTTCTCTTATGTTGTgtgaaatcaataaaatttcgaaaag TGAAAGCTTATGCCAGTTGTTCAACGAAAGTATGAAAAACAAAGAAGAAGGACTGGTAGTAAAAAGATGTGATATTAAATATAAACCAAATGTGCGTGATGGTAGCggttgttataaaataaaagcagag TATTCTGATAATCTGGTGACGGACGTCGATTTGATTATTCTCGGTGGATACTATGGAGAGGGAAGATTCATGAATTTGATAAAAAGTTTTCTGGTGGGTGTAGCTACACCACCGGACGTTCCAGGCGAAAATCCGACAAAGTTTCTGTCAGTTGTATCAGTAAGCAATGGGTTTTCTATGGATACGTTAAGAGATCTTTGGAATAAGTTTgatggaaaatggaaaaatgaatGCCCAGCAAATGTGATTCCGCCTAGG CTGGATAAACCAGGATTATGGATGTCACCCGAGGATTCTATAATTATTACAGTGAGGGCATCGGAGATGACAAGAAGTAACGACTATCCAACAGGATATAGTTTAAGATTCCCAAGAGTCACAAGCGTGAGAACTGACAAACCGTGGTATAACGTGTGCACCACTGTAGAACTGTTATCAATCGTTAAA GATTCGCGATACGTTCAGAAGCTAACGAAACGAGATGTAGACCACGATGACATAGAAGAACACATTGAAGTGAAAGTACGCAGGACATCGAAGCAACGTCTTCGCACGTATGATAACAAACCAACAATGATTAATATATATGAAAGTACACCAGTTTGCTTGACACGACTTTTCGATGGTAAAGAGATCTGTGTGATAAATGGAGACGACGAATTGGCCAAAGAACGCATTGAAGAAATTCTGGTGCAACACAGAGCAAAAGTTGTACAGAACCCGttgaatgaaaattactgtGTCATTGTTGGTAACGTCAAGACG GCAAGGGCGAAGGATATTATACAGAAGAAAATATACGATGTGGTAACATTGGATTGGTTTAAGCGCGTTATCAAAGAAGAAAATTGGTATTCGTTAAGGGACTTTCTTCCTTGGGATTTAATAAGTTGCCGTGAATCGACGAAACGTCGGTTGGCAGAGAATTACGACGATTATTACGACAATTTCCTAGTAAATGCAACCGAAGAAAGTTTAACACGTTCGTTAGAGAAAGCTGAAGAAGAG GCGAAGATTATGGAGCTGGATCTTGTACAAATGAACGAGTTAGATAAAGAGTTGTTCGACCACGGAATTTCACCTTATTCCATATTTAGAAACATAGTGGGATATTTCAATAACTTATCAGATT